The following coding sequences lie in one Novipirellula aureliae genomic window:
- the pseC gene encoding UDP-4-amino-4,6-dideoxy-N-acetyl-beta-L-altrosamine transaminase — translation MMIPYGRQSISEADIAEVSNSLRSNWLTTGPLVNRFEEEFAKRVGAKHAVAVCNATAALHLAMMVANIGPGDRVVTSPNTFLASANCAAMVGAIPDFADIDPVSYNLCPESLRGNWQADTKAVIAVHYAGQTADMPAIAAVARERGAIVIEDACHGVGGSFEHEGKNWKIGGHPWADMSTFSFHPVKTMTTGEGGMLVTDNDDYATKARMLRTHGMVRQPDEFVGIGDDHFEEKGPWYYEMQELGYNFRITDFQCALGLSQLKRLDTFLQRRREMVSRYNEAFKETEYLQTPKLRNPNDRDLTSWHLYTVLIDFAAIGCTRTEFIKRLVEKGVGSQVLYIPVHLQPWYQRQYGYAISKCPIAEDYYARTLSLPLYPEMTDQDCEQVIAGIRDILSSVAKTKEKNE, via the coding sequence ATGATGATTCCCTACGGCCGTCAATCGATTAGTGAAGCCGATATCGCGGAGGTTTCTAACTCGCTGCGGTCGAATTGGCTGACGACGGGCCCCTTGGTCAATCGGTTCGAGGAAGAGTTTGCGAAACGCGTGGGTGCTAAACATGCCGTGGCGGTTTGTAACGCGACCGCGGCGTTACACTTGGCAATGATGGTTGCAAACATCGGCCCAGGCGATCGTGTTGTCACCAGCCCTAATACCTTTTTGGCATCGGCAAATTGCGCAGCGATGGTGGGAGCGATACCCGACTTTGCCGATATTGATCCTGTTTCCTATAACCTTTGTCCTGAATCGCTTCGAGGAAATTGGCAGGCGGACACAAAAGCTGTCATCGCAGTGCATTATGCGGGTCAAACGGCCGACATGCCAGCGATTGCCGCTGTGGCGAGAGAGCGAGGAGCGATCGTGATCGAGGATGCCTGCCACGGTGTCGGCGGCAGCTTTGAACATGAAGGCAAAAACTGGAAGATCGGTGGCCATCCTTGGGCCGACATGTCGACGTTCAGTTTTCATCCGGTGAAAACGATGACGACCGGTGAAGGCGGGATGCTGGTTACCGATAACGACGATTATGCAACAAAAGCAAGAATGCTGCGGACACACGGGATGGTTCGCCAACCCGATGAGTTCGTCGGAATCGGAGACGACCACTTCGAGGAAAAGGGCCCTTGGTATTATGAGATGCAGGAGCTGGGTTACAACTTCCGCATCACCGATTTTCAGTGTGCACTCGGTTTAAGTCAACTGAAGCGGCTAGATACCTTTTTACAGCGGCGACGCGAAATGGTTTCTCGCTACAATGAAGCCTTTAAGGAAACCGAGTACCTGCAGACTCCCAAACTGCGTAATCCAAACGATCGCGATCTGACCTCGTGGCATCTCTATACTGTCTTAATTGATTTTGCCGCCATCGGTTGCACACGGACCGAGTTCATCAAACGGCTCGTTGAGAAAGGTGTCGGCTCTCAAGTGTTGTACATCCCGGTGCATTTGCAACCGTGGTACCAACGCCAATACGGTTACGCGATATCGAAATGCCCGATCGCCGAAGACTATTATGCGCGTACACTTAGCCTGCCACTGTACCCCGAGATGACGGATCAAGATTGTGAACAGGTGATCGCGGGCATTCGCGACATTCTATCATCCGTCGCCAAAACGAAAGAAAAAAATGAGTAA
- a CDS encoding mechanosensitive ion channel family protein, with protein sequence MQNKSGLPAAAVIADPSPNGSDRAKEEAVKLINDLQDISFVEIGLVVLTAWLVIHLTRKLLPLLAERGPSQFRLYLLNTVPIVRLLALTFAILWVIPIVFNVTFENFLVIAGGASVAIGFAFKDYVSALIAGIIAVIERPYRPGDWVEIDGDYGEVTGVGMRSLTLRTASDDLITVPHTRIWDQNISNSNNGKRTLMCVTDFYVASKQDHAAIRSLLRDVAMTSGYLQYEMPVLVMLSNEPWGTHYKVKAYPFDLRDQFAFISDVTVRGKEALSKHGIEEITVPLCSSSG encoded by the coding sequence ATGCAGAACAAGTCTGGACTTCCCGCCGCTGCCGTCATTGCGGATCCTTCCCCAAATGGTTCCGATCGGGCGAAAGAGGAAGCGGTAAAACTTATCAATGACTTGCAAGACATCAGCTTCGTCGAAATCGGTTTGGTCGTCTTAACGGCTTGGCTGGTGATCCATTTGACTCGCAAACTGTTGCCGTTGTTGGCCGAGCGTGGGCCAAGTCAGTTTCGGTTGTATCTCTTGAACACCGTGCCGATCGTCCGGTTGCTGGCGTTGACGTTCGCGATCCTGTGGGTCATCCCGATTGTTTTCAACGTCACATTTGAAAACTTCTTGGTGATCGCAGGAGGTGCCAGCGTCGCGATCGGGTTCGCGTTTAAGGACTACGTCAGTGCTCTGATCGCGGGGATTATCGCCGTCATCGAGCGGCCGTACCGGCCCGGTGATTGGGTCGAGATCGATGGTGACTATGGCGAAGTGACCGGCGTCGGAATGCGTTCGCTGACGCTGCGGACCGCATCCGATGATTTAATCACCGTCCCGCACACTCGAATTTGGGATCAGAATATCTCGAATTCCAATAACGGGAAACGGACATTGATGTGCGTCACCGATTTCTACGTCGCGTCGAAACAAGATCACGCAGCGATTCGCAGTCTCCTTCGCGACGTGGCAATGACGAGCGGCTATCTGCAATACGAAATGCCAGTCCTGGTGATGCTCAGCAACGAACCGTGGGGAACACACTACAAAGTAAAAGCGTACCCGTTTGATCTACGTGATCAATTCGCCTTCATCAGTGACGTAACCGTTCGCGGAAAAGAGGCGTTATCGAAACACGGCATTGAAGAAATCACGGTGCCGCTCTGCTCTTCGAGCGGCTAA
- a CDS encoding pseudaminic acid biosynthesis-associated methylase produces the protein MSNQHTDFGTPQEEFWAGSFGDEYINRNTEEKFLASNIAFFSKILSNTSGIKSIVEFGPNIGLNLRALQMLLPSVDMAGIEINSEAARQLKCSLPKAEIFNESILTVELQKQFDLALIKGVLIHINPDSLPDVYDKLANASARYVVIAEYYNPSPVSIPYRGHDDRLFKRNFAGEFLDLHSEFSLVDYGFTWHRDPNFPQDDLTWFLLERRK, from the coding sequence ATGAGTAATCAACACACTGACTTTGGCACCCCGCAAGAGGAGTTTTGGGCAGGTTCGTTTGGTGACGAATACATCAATCGAAACACGGAAGAAAAGTTTCTTGCTTCGAACATCGCGTTTTTTTCAAAGATACTATCCAACACGTCAGGCATCAAATCGATCGTTGAATTTGGACCCAATATTGGACTCAACTTGCGTGCCCTGCAAATGCTACTGCCATCGGTTGACATGGCGGGGATTGAGATCAATTCGGAAGCCGCCCGGCAATTAAAATGTAGCCTTCCGAAAGCGGAAATATTCAATGAGAGTATTTTGACCGTCGAGTTACAGAAGCAATTCGATCTTGCGCTTATCAAAGGGGTTCTGATCCACATCAATCCCGATTCGCTTCCTGACGTATACGACAAATTAGCGAACGCTTCCGCAAGGTATGTTGTGATTGCAGAGTATTACAATCCTTCGCCTGTCTCCATTCCCTATCGAGGCCATGACGATCGACTATTCAAACGCAATTTTGCAGGCGAATTCCTTGATCTTCACTCTGAATTTTCGCTAGTCGATTACGGGTTCACATGGCATCGCGATCCCAACTTTCCGCAAGACGATTTGACTTGGTTTCTGCTGGAAAGACGCAAATGA
- a CDS encoding NAD-dependent epimerase/dehydratase family protein — translation MIYLVTGVAGFIANRVAAELLDAGHQVVGIDNLNDYYDVRLKQHRLEKLDDPNFTFVKGDIEDPSTLEPLFDQHAFDAVLNLAARAGVRYSMANPHVYMTTNAMGSLNLLEQMRRTNVKKYVLASTSSLYAGQPMPFLETLPVNTPISPYAASKKSAEAMAYAYHHLYDIDISVCRYFTVYGPAGRPDMCIFRFIKWIDEETPIELFGDGEQSRDFTHVDDIARGTVAALKPVGYEVFNLGGGGEPVSLNTVIASLEQSLGKKARLVHKTFHKADIVTTQANIEKAKTQLGWHPSVTLEDGLQQCVDWHLENKPWSSSLVLP, via the coding sequence ATGATCTACCTTGTCACTGGCGTTGCCGGATTTATTGCCAATCGTGTTGCTGCGGAGCTTCTCGATGCGGGGCATCAGGTGGTCGGAATCGACAACCTGAACGACTACTACGACGTCCGGCTCAAGCAGCATCGACTCGAGAAGCTTGACGATCCAAATTTTACATTCGTAAAAGGTGATATCGAAGACCCGTCCACGCTTGAGCCTCTTTTTGACCAGCATGCATTCGACGCGGTATTGAACTTGGCAGCCCGAGCGGGGGTGCGGTACAGCATGGCCAATCCGCACGTCTACATGACGACCAACGCGATGGGATCGTTGAACTTGCTCGAGCAAATGCGGCGAACGAACGTCAAAAAGTATGTCCTGGCATCCACCTCATCGCTTTACGCCGGTCAACCGATGCCATTCTTGGAAACGTTACCGGTCAACACGCCGATTTCGCCGTATGCCGCCAGCAAGAAGTCGGCCGAGGCGATGGCCTATGCCTACCATCATCTGTACGATATCGACATATCGGTTTGTCGCTATTTCACCGTCTACGGCCCCGCAGGCCGGCCTGACATGTGCATCTTTCGGTTTATCAAATGGATCGACGAAGAGACACCGATTGAACTGTTTGGCGATGGCGAACAATCGCGTGACTTTACTCACGTCGACGATATCGCTCGCGGTACGGTCGCCGCACTCAAACCGGTTGGCTACGAAGTCTTCAACTTGGGCGGAGGAGGTGAACCGGTATCACTCAATACCGTCATCGCTTCGCTGGAACAAAGTCTCGGTAAAAAAGCGAGGCTGGTCCACAAGACGTTTCACAAAGCCGACATCGTCACCACGCAAGCGAACATCGAGAAAGCTAAAACGCAACTCGGTTGGCACCCAAGCGTGACGCTCGAAGACGGGCTGCAGCAATGCGTTGATTGGCATCTCGAAAACAAGCCATGGTCGAGCAGTCTCGTTCTGCCGTGA
- the pseB gene encoding UDP-N-acetylglucosamine 4,6-dehydratase (inverting) yields the protein MLSNKSILITGGTGSLGKELVKTIFDKWPDVGRVVIYSRDEQKQFQMAQEYPAVKYPSIRFFIGDVRDRERLQRALTGVDFIVHAAAMKHVHIAEYNPDECVKTNVGGAENVIESALQSGVSRVVALSTDKACAPINLYGATKLTSDKLFIAANNIRGKKDIRFSVVRYGNVMGSNGSVIPFFLEKKKTGVLPITDSTMTRFNISLQDGVAMVLHALEHAWGGELFVPKIPSYRIMELAEAIGPECEHKIIGIRPGEKIHEEMITASDSFTTYDLGKYFVILPQTPAWKIKEFVDKFAAKRVTQGFSYSSGDNPEFLTVDQIRQEIRERLDPNFQIE from the coding sequence ATGCTATCAAATAAATCAATCCTAATCACCGGTGGTACCGGTTCGCTTGGCAAAGAACTGGTAAAGACCATTTTCGACAAGTGGCCTGATGTCGGCCGAGTCGTTATCTACTCGCGCGACGAGCAGAAGCAATTTCAAATGGCGCAGGAGTATCCTGCTGTGAAGTATCCGAGCATTCGCTTTTTCATTGGTGATGTGAGAGACCGAGAAAGATTGCAACGGGCTTTAACTGGAGTTGATTTCATTGTGCATGCGGCGGCGATGAAACATGTGCACATTGCAGAGTACAATCCAGACGAATGTGTGAAGACCAATGTGGGCGGTGCCGAAAATGTGATTGAATCTGCGCTGCAAAGTGGTGTCAGCCGAGTCGTGGCATTGTCAACCGATAAGGCCTGTGCCCCGATCAACCTTTACGGAGCAACGAAACTAACCTCTGATAAACTGTTCATCGCGGCAAACAACATTCGCGGGAAAAAAGACATTCGGTTTTCCGTTGTCCGTTACGGAAACGTCATGGGGTCGAATGGATCGGTAATCCCATTTTTCCTAGAGAAAAAGAAAACGGGTGTGTTACCGATTACCGATTCGACGATGACGCGTTTCAATATCTCACTGCAAGACGGTGTCGCAATGGTTCTTCATGCCCTTGAACATGCTTGGGGTGGCGAGCTATTCGTACCGAAAATACCTTCGTACCGAATCATGGAACTAGCCGAAGCGATCGGTCCTGAGTGCGAACACAAGATAATTGGCATACGGCCGGGCGAAAAAATTCATGAAGAGATGATTACAGCATCTGATTCTTTCACCACCTACGACCTCGGGAAGTACTTTGTTATCCTGCCCCAAACACCAGCTTGGAAAATAAAGGAATTCGTTGACAAATTCGCTGCCAAACGGGTGACGCAAGGATTTAGCTATTCCTCAGGCGACAATCCAGAATTCCTTACCGTTGACCAGATACGACAAGAAATACGTGAACGTCTCGACCCGAATTTCCAGATCGAGTGA